In one Bryobacteraceae bacterium genomic region, the following are encoded:
- a CDS encoding M56 family metallopeptidase, with the protein MIPVFDNLIAFAVQSAVLLGLGLALPWLLRMRHPRWKVVWYQFVLAACLLLPVIEPWQRPVLRTVQVSTVLTDGVAVADSTAAGVDWEAVVPAVLAAGMAFRLAWFGLGMARLRRYRRSASPLQPLPEAIAKAEERTKASASWLIAPGIGGPVTFGFRSPVVLVPAGFASLTAESQTAIATHELIHVRRADWPAAIAEELAGALLWFQPLAWVLQDRLRLTREELVDREVVAITASPESYVAALLDSARGAVPDLAPGPAFFIRRGLARRVRSIYEEVPVMSAFRSTLASTGAIAFAAAALWVTAAKFPLIGAPQEAAQADRGIAQVDPQTRSELRYQHPVTYPMAARRAHVEGDVTLEATLNEDGTVADARVISGPEPLRRAALESVLEWHFVNESKTRRTVVTTLTFRLEADTRPASFTPIGKIDVGDDAGRARETIEARLAPYIGQPATPAIIHEIAGIVKPFGLSVGVATRAGEAAIVRVGAAAAPGEPAAPGTRIRVGGNVQAAKLTTKVPPVYPPLARTARIQGAVRFNVVIAPDGAVRSMQLIHGHPLLVDAAQQALARWVYEPTLLNGNPVEVVTVVDVNFTLSE; encoded by the coding sequence ATGATTCCGGTATTCGACAACCTCATCGCTTTCGCCGTGCAGTCCGCCGTACTGCTCGGTCTCGGCCTCGCGCTGCCGTGGCTGCTGCGGATGCGTCATCCGCGCTGGAAGGTCGTCTGGTATCAGTTCGTCCTGGCGGCGTGCCTGCTGCTCCCGGTGATCGAACCGTGGCAGCGGCCCGTTCTGCGAACCGTCCAGGTGTCGACCGTCCTTACCGATGGCGTCGCCGTCGCGGATAGCACCGCCGCCGGCGTCGATTGGGAGGCTGTCGTCCCCGCGGTCCTCGCCGCCGGCATGGCGTTCAGACTGGCGTGGTTCGGGCTGGGAATGGCCCGCCTGCGCCGCTACCGGCGTTCGGCATCGCCGCTGCAGCCGCTGCCTGAGGCCATAGCGAAAGCGGAGGAACGAACCAAAGCGAGCGCGTCATGGCTCATCGCGCCGGGCATCGGCGGACCCGTCACGTTTGGCTTCCGGTCTCCGGTCGTCCTGGTGCCCGCCGGCTTCGCGAGCCTCACCGCGGAAAGCCAGACGGCCATCGCGACACACGAACTGATCCACGTCCGCCGCGCCGACTGGCCCGCCGCCATCGCCGAAGAACTCGCCGGAGCCCTGCTTTGGTTTCAACCGCTCGCCTGGGTGCTGCAGGATCGCCTGCGGCTCACGCGAGAGGAACTGGTTGACCGGGAGGTGGTGGCCATCACCGCATCGCCGGAATCCTATGTGGCCGCGTTGCTCGATAGCGCGCGGGGCGCCGTCCCCGATCTCGCACCGGGTCCGGCTTTCTTCATCCGCCGCGGCCTCGCCCGGCGCGTCCGCAGCATTTATGAGGAGGTCCCCGTCATGTCCGCTTTCCGATCCACTCTCGCGTCCACCGGCGCCATCGCATTCGCTGCCGCGGCCCTCTGGGTGACGGCCGCGAAGTTTCCCCTGATCGGCGCTCCCCAGGAAGCCGCCCAGGCCGACCGGGGCATCGCGCAGGTTGATCCCCAGACCCGCTCCGAACTGCGCTACCAGCATCCCGTCACCTACCCGATGGCCGCCCGGCGCGCCCACGTGGAGGGCGACGTCACCCTCGAAGCGACGCTCAACGAAGACGGAACAGTCGCAGACGCACGTGTCATCAGCGGCCCTGAGCCGCTGCGCCGCGCCGCGCTCGAATCCGTGCTGGAGTGGCACTTCGTGAATGAGTCCAAAACGCGGCGGACGGTCGTCACCACTCTCACTTTCCGCCTCGAAGCGGATACGCGGCCGGCATCGTTCACCCCGATCGGCAAGATCGACGTCGGCGATGACGCGGGTCGGGCGCGCGAGACGATCGAGGCGCGCCTCGCGCCCTATATCGGCCAACCGGCGACTCCGGCAATCATTCACGAGATCGCCGGCATCGTCAAGCCCTTCGGGCTCAGCGTCGGAGTCGCCACGCGCGCGGGCGAAGCCGCCATCGTCCGCGTGGGCGCCGCTGCGGCGCCAGGTGAACCCGCCGCGCCCGGAACGCGGATCCGCGTGGGTGGCAATGTACAGGCGGCGAAGCTCACCACGAAGGTCCCGCCGGTCTACCCGCCGTTGGCGCGCACGGCGCGGATCCAAGGCGCCGTGCGCTTCAACGTGGTGATCGCGCCAGACGGCGCCGTGCGCAGCATGCAGCTGATCCACGGCCATCCGTTGCTCGTGGACGCCGCCCAGCAGGCGCTCGCCCGCTGGGTCTACGAACCCACCCTGCTCAACGGCAACCCCGTCGAGGTGGTGACGGTGGTGGACGTGAACTTCACGCTTTCGGAATGA
- a CDS encoding CRTAC1 family protein yields the protein MAQPILPVLALAAGLLSYTAIELPFSVESSKTSRKYLLESMTGGVALIDYDGDGLIDIYFVNGAALADPMAADAMPVKSDPKYWNRLYRNSGEMRFVDVTEKAGLRGAGYGMGAAAADFDNDGDADLYVTAYGANQLFRNDGGRFRDITAEAGVAGGGWSTGAAWVDIDNDGLLDLFVARYLEWSFADIWCGARKEGYRSYCHPDQFKPVSHLLFRNLGGGRFVDITAASGLATAPGKGLGVAIGDYDLDGLVDIAVANDAFPQQLFRNAGKARLRETALEANAAYDDDGRVFSGMGIDLADYDNDGRPDLAINALAGQRYALFRNVADGFEYASPGSGVASATRGHSGWGLRFADLDNDGWKDLVVAQGHVMDNIELTQPGTPYREPMLILRNTAGKFAEAPAGDALSVDRAARGMAVGDLDNDGTLELVVAAQESPAVVFRRAPGSNHWLTVALRGHASNRQGIGARVTVGGQAVTVSTASSYLASNDPRAHFGLGASADPVTVEVRWPSGKVQRVEGAPVDRVMTIEENR from the coding sequence ATGGCTCAGCCTATCCTCCCCGTTCTGGCGTTGGCGGCGGGCCTCCTTTCCTACACGGCAATCGAACTCCCGTTTTCGGTCGAATCCTCCAAGACCAGCCGTAAGTATCTGCTCGAATCGATGACCGGCGGAGTCGCGCTCATCGACTACGACGGCGACGGTCTCATCGACATCTACTTCGTCAACGGCGCGGCGCTGGCGGACCCGATGGCGGCCGATGCGATGCCCGTCAAGTCAGACCCGAAATACTGGAACCGCCTCTACCGCAATTCCGGCGAAATGCGCTTCGTGGACGTCACCGAAAAGGCGGGCCTGCGCGGCGCCGGCTACGGCATGGGCGCCGCCGCGGCCGACTTCGACAACGACGGCGACGCCGACCTCTACGTCACCGCATACGGCGCCAATCAACTATTCCGCAATGATGGCGGGCGCTTCCGCGACATCACCGCCGAGGCCGGCGTCGCGGGCGGCGGGTGGTCCACCGGCGCCGCCTGGGTGGATATCGATAACGACGGCCTGCTCGACCTGTTCGTGGCCCGCTATCTCGAATGGTCCTTCGCCGACATCTGGTGCGGCGCGCGCAAGGAGGGTTACCGCAGCTACTGCCACCCGGATCAGTTCAAGCCTGTCTCGCATCTGCTCTTCCGCAATCTCGGCGGCGGCCGGTTCGTCGACATCACCGCCGCAAGCGGCCTCGCCACCGCGCCGGGCAAGGGGCTCGGCGTCGCCATCGGCGACTACGACCTGGACGGGTTGGTCGATATCGCCGTCGCCAACGACGCATTCCCCCAACAGCTCTTCCGCAACGCCGGCAAGGCGCGCCTCCGAGAAACGGCGCTTGAAGCGAACGCAGCCTACGACGACGATGGCCGTGTCTTCTCCGGCATGGGCATCGATCTCGCCGACTACGACAACGACGGGCGTCCGGATCTGGCCATCAATGCGCTCGCCGGGCAGCGCTATGCGCTCTTCCGCAACGTTGCCGACGGCTTCGAATATGCGTCGCCAGGCTCCGGAGTCGCCTCGGCCACACGCGGACACTCCGGTTGGGGACTCCGCTTCGCCGACCTCGACAACGACGGCTGGAAGGACCTCGTCGTCGCCCAGGGGCACGTCATGGACAACATCGAACTCACGCAGCCCGGCACGCCCTATCGCGAACCGATGCTGATCCTTCGCAACACCGCCGGCAAGTTCGCCGAGGCTCCCGCGGGCGATGCCCTCAGTGTGGACCGCGCCGCCCGCGGAATGGCCGTGGGCGATCTCGATAACGACGGTACGCTCGAACTCGTGGTGGCGGCGCAGGAGTCGCCCGCGGTCGTGTTTCGCCGAGCGCCGGGTTCGAATCACTGGCTCACTGTAGCCCTCCGCGGACACGCGAGCAACCGGCAAGGCATCGGCGCGCGCGTAACCGTGGGCGGCCAGGCGGTGACGGTCTCCACCGCGTCCAGCTACCTCGCCTCGAACGACCCGCGCGCCCACTTCGGCCTCGGCGCGTCGGCCGATCCGGTCACCGTGGAAGTGCGCTGGCCGTCCGGCAAGGTGCAGCGCGTCGAAGGCGCGCCGGTGGACCGCGTGATGACGATCGAAGAAAATCGTTGA
- a CDS encoding BlaI/MecI/CopY family transcriptional regulator: MRGRTASNVLTAQELEIMKVLWRRREPSTVRDVYEALLEQRKIAYTTVMTMMGILEQKGYLVKEGGDRAYVYRPAQPRQKVVGAMVRDFLQRVFDGSAKPLLVHLVEDAGLTREEIEEIAATAKSKRSRKP; encoded by the coding sequence ATGCGAGGCAGAACGGCATCGAACGTACTCACTGCGCAGGAGCTCGAAATCATGAAGGTGCTCTGGCGCCGGCGCGAGCCGTCCACCGTGCGCGACGTGTACGAAGCGCTCCTGGAACAGCGGAAAATCGCCTATACCACCGTGATGACGATGATGGGCATCCTCGAACAAAAGGGCTATCTGGTGAAGGAGGGCGGCGATCGCGCCTACGTCTACCGACCCGCCCAGCCGCGCCAGAAAGTGGTGGGCGCGATGGTGCGGGACTTTCTGCAGCGCGTCTTTGACGGCTCCGCCAAGCCGCTGCTCGTGCATCTGGTCGAAGACGCCGGCCTTACGCGCGAAGAGATCGAAGAGATCGCCGCCACGGCGAAATCGAAGCGGAGCCGCAAGCCATGA
- a CDS encoding dimethylsulfonioproprionate lyase family protein, whose translation MDPNLSVSLPEDQSEIAALLALTTPVRPPVGVRDRVMAAAKPVGRGGFQDALPGYAILKREERLWTQTPFDGVEVLTLAYDKQTSIATNLLRMAPGSVYPNHHHSVGEQCWVIEGDLRQVDGSMSVRAGDFFLAKPGTDHGAITTETGCLLLIVSSARDYVRG comes from the coding sequence GTGGATCCGAATCTCTCAGTCTCGCTGCCGGAGGACCAGTCCGAAATCGCTGCGCTGCTCGCGCTGACGACGCCGGTCAGGCCGCCGGTCGGGGTGCGCGATCGCGTGATGGCGGCGGCGAAACCGGTGGGGCGAGGCGGCTTTCAGGACGCCCTGCCTGGATATGCGATTCTGAAGCGGGAGGAACGGCTCTGGACGCAGACGCCGTTCGACGGCGTGGAAGTTCTCACGCTCGCCTACGACAAGCAGACATCGATCGCCACCAACCTGCTTCGGATGGCTCCGGGCTCGGTATACCCGAACCACCATCATTCGGTGGGCGAACAATGTTGGGTGATCGAGGGAGATCTCCGGCAGGTGGACGGTTCGATGTCGGTACGCGCTGGAGATTTTTTCCTCGCGAAGCCTGGCACCGATCATGGCGCCATCACCACGGAGACCGGCTGCCTGCTGCTGATTGTCTCTTCCGCGCGCGACTACGTGCGCGGCTGA
- a CDS encoding TonB-dependent receptor, with product MSAKGRIAVLLFSAIAAFAQSDRGVITGTVMDAAGAVIPGADVKATNVASGTPYATATTDTGDYTIPSVQPGTYRLVVTQQGFKQFQVTNVVLIAGGTVRVDARLEIGQVTESIEVTGDIAQIQTETAKISTQVSTKMVDELPLVVGGAMRGAFDLALITPEANNPEDKGFNVGGAQGGSYGATLDGVSILTSRFNSVEWANVNTPSVDAITEFAVETNGFKAEYGRAQGGMITFASKSGTNELHGTAYEFLRNDALDARRFFEAEKGKYKQHDFGYSAGGPVWIPKLYDGRNKTFFFTSGEWFRNRVGAGSGRFSVPTSEMYRGDFSNWVDANNRQLPIYDPATTRANSNGAGFIRTPFAGNRIPQARFSPLIVNYLKETEAFAQPNSGAAPGTSDYVRNNYINNSGTALDPWTKYSVKADHNFGINDKVSFLYNYGLHERVPGPDGFPGLPGPLNSNRIDNQKSHVYRGTYSKVITPTLVNYMYGGVNFWKERHDAITLDGGWESKGICLQGAWDCNRNLLRTDFSDYTSWVANAYDGSENFVFSFGNDLTWTKGKHTVKAGYLWERMHYNGFGQQTIGGLVRGDRRSTSVPNNNNLNTGGGNGFASLLLGESFSGGTENDRFVGQQWRSHAWYVQDDFKVAPKVTLNFGVRYEFTLPPIEQTDKWSDFSPTKINPRAGIPGALRFAGFGPGRENSRAITPGWYGGISPRFGLAYAMDNRTVIRTSVGRSFGVAKTVTGSTHFEGSTLIFRPASLDNGVTSAFNVDQGLPPYTPPPVIDPSFSNGNNTAYWDNEAVRLPETYQWTLSMQRQLGGTMVLETSYNATIGAHLVAGLKRINQLPFSVYQQYGRNVLAANMNSPLAANAGLTRPYASIDCDFSATCAPISVAQALRPFPQYRDIQTNSGHGDKSGHSSYHSWLTKLEKRYSSGLTLQGSYVVSKLITDADSTDADNSALDHYNRRLEKSIGQYDLTHNLKMTYIYELPFGKGKAFLNSGPAAWILGNWRLAGTHFYSSGFPIALVNSNNYLIFNGRSAATVNTYDNWIADNGSEPNWLGSDRFFQSASFFGDQPLDRLGNATRFNPKARQPWNLNENFSLAKSFRITESMRVDIRWEMFNAFNRVRFATGSSNVQDPNFGRVTGTLNGPRRMQLGAKFYF from the coding sequence ATGTCAGCCAAAGGCAGGATCGCCGTTCTCCTCTTCTCAGCGATAGCCGCGTTCGCACAGTCGGACCGCGGCGTTATCACCGGAACGGTCATGGATGCGGCGGGGGCCGTCATCCCCGGCGCCGATGTGAAAGCGACCAATGTTGCGTCGGGCACGCCCTACGCCACCGCTACCACGGATACGGGCGACTACACGATCCCTTCCGTGCAGCCGGGCACGTACCGCCTGGTTGTGACGCAGCAGGGGTTCAAACAGTTCCAGGTGACGAACGTGGTTCTGATCGCCGGCGGGACGGTCCGCGTGGACGCGCGGCTCGAGATCGGACAGGTAACCGAGTCGATCGAAGTGACCGGCGACATCGCGCAGATCCAGACCGAGACGGCGAAGATCTCGACGCAGGTTTCGACCAAGATGGTGGACGAGCTGCCGCTGGTGGTGGGCGGTGCGATGCGCGGAGCGTTCGACCTGGCGCTGATCACGCCGGAGGCGAACAATCCGGAAGACAAGGGATTCAACGTGGGCGGGGCCCAGGGCGGCAGCTACGGCGCCACGCTTGACGGTGTTTCGATTCTCACTTCGCGGTTCAACTCGGTGGAGTGGGCGAACGTGAACACGCCGTCGGTGGACGCGATCACGGAGTTTGCCGTCGAGACGAACGGCTTCAAGGCCGAATATGGCCGCGCGCAGGGCGGCATGATCACGTTCGCGTCGAAATCCGGCACCAACGAATTGCACGGCACCGCCTACGAATTCCTCCGCAACGACGCGCTCGACGCGCGACGCTTCTTCGAAGCGGAAAAAGGAAAGTACAAACAGCATGACTTCGGATATTCGGCGGGAGGTCCGGTTTGGATCCCGAAGCTTTACGACGGCCGGAACAAGACGTTCTTCTTCACATCGGGTGAGTGGTTTCGTAACCGCGTGGGCGCGGGATCGGGGCGGTTCAGCGTGCCGACGTCGGAGATGTATCGCGGCGATTTCTCCAACTGGGTGGACGCGAACAACCGCCAGCTCCCGATCTATGATCCGGCGACGACGCGGGCCAATTCGAACGGCGCCGGATTCATCCGCACGCCGTTCGCCGGCAACCGCATTCCGCAGGCGCGCTTCTCTCCGCTGATCGTCAACTACCTGAAAGAGACGGAAGCATTCGCGCAGCCGAACAGCGGCGCCGCGCCGGGCACCAGCGACTACGTGCGGAACAACTACATCAATAACTCCGGCACGGCGCTCGATCCGTGGACCAAGTACAGCGTGAAGGCGGATCACAATTTCGGCATCAACGACAAGGTGAGCTTCCTATATAACTACGGGCTGCATGAGCGAGTGCCCGGTCCGGATGGATTCCCCGGCTTGCCGGGTCCGCTGAACTCGAACCGGATCGACAACCAGAAGAGCCATGTGTATCGCGGCACGTACTCGAAGGTGATCACGCCGACGCTGGTGAACTACATGTACGGCGGCGTGAACTTCTGGAAAGAGCGCCACGACGCGATCACGCTGGACGGCGGCTGGGAGTCAAAGGGCATTTGCCTCCAGGGCGCGTGGGACTGCAATCGCAACCTGCTCCGCACCGACTTCTCCGACTACACGAGCTGGGTGGCGAACGCCTACGACGGCTCCGAGAATTTCGTATTCAGCTTCGGTAACGATCTCACGTGGACCAAGGGCAAGCACACCGTCAAAGCCGGCTACCTCTGGGAGCGGATGCACTACAACGGGTTCGGGCAGCAGACGATCGGGGGGCTGGTCCGCGGCGACCGGCGATCGACGTCAGTGCCGAACAACAACAACCTGAACACGGGCGGCGGCAACGGATTCGCGTCTCTGCTGCTGGGCGAATCGTTCAGCGGGGGCACGGAGAACGACCGCTTCGTGGGCCAGCAGTGGCGCAGCCACGCCTGGTACGTGCAGGACGACTTCAAGGTGGCGCCGAAGGTGACGCTCAACTTCGGCGTCCGCTACGAATTCACGCTGCCGCCGATCGAGCAGACCGACAAGTGGAGCGACTTCTCTCCCACCAAGATCAATCCTCGCGCCGGCATTCCGGGCGCGCTCCGGTTCGCGGGCTTTGGTCCCGGACGCGAGAACTCGCGCGCGATCACACCCGGCTGGTACGGCGGCATCAGCCCGCGGTTCGGGCTCGCCTATGCGATGGACAATCGGACGGTAATCCGGACGAGCGTCGGCCGGAGTTTCGGCGTCGCCAAGACGGTGACGGGCTCGACGCACTTCGAGGGCTCGACGCTCATCTTCCGTCCGGCGAGCCTGGATAACGGCGTGACGTCGGCGTTCAACGTGGACCAGGGCCTGCCGCCGTACACGCCGCCTCCGGTGATCGACCCGAGTTTCTCCAACGGCAACAACACAGCCTACTGGGATAACGAAGCCGTGCGCCTGCCGGAGACGTATCAGTGGACGCTATCGATGCAGCGGCAGTTGGGCGGCACGATGGTGCTCGAGACGTCGTACAACGCCACGATCGGCGCGCATCTGGTGGCCGGCCTGAAGCGGATCAATCAGCTTCCGTTCAGCGTCTACCAACAGTACGGACGCAACGTGCTGGCGGCGAACATGAACTCGCCGCTTGCGGCGAACGCTGGGCTTACGCGCCCCTACGCGAGCATCGATTGCGACTTTTCGGCCACCTGCGCGCCGATCAGCGTGGCGCAGGCGCTACGACCCTTCCCGCAATATCGGGACATTCAGACCAACTCCGGCCACGGCGACAAGAGCGGCCATTCGAGTTATCACTCCTGGCTCACCAAGCTCGAGAAGCGCTACTCGTCGGGCCTGACGCTGCAGGGTTCCTACGTGGTATCCAAGCTGATTACCGACGCCGATTCTACCGACGCCGACAACAGCGCGCTCGACCACTACAACCGGCGGCTTGAAAAGTCGATCGGGCAGTACGATCTCACGCACAACCTGAAAATGACCTATATTTACGAACTGCCGTTCGGCAAGGGCAAGGCGTTTCTGAACAGCGGTCCGGCGGCGTGGATCCTGGGCAACTGGCGGCTGGCCGGGACGCATTTCTATTCGAGCGGCTTCCCGATCGCGCTGGTGAATTCGAACAACTACCTGATCTTCAACGGACGGTCGGCGGCGACGGTGAACACCTACGACAACTGGATCGCCGACAACGGCAGCGAGCCGAACTGGCTGGGCAGCGACCGCTTCTTCCAATCGGCGTCGTTCTTCGGCGACCAGCCGCTCGACAGGCTCGGCAACGCGACGCGGTTCAACCCGAAGGCTCGCCAGCCGTGGAACTTGAACGAGAACTTCTCGTTGGCGAAGAGCTTCCGGATTACCGAATCGATGCGCGTCGATATTCGTTGGGAGATGTTCAACGCGTTCAACCGGGTGCGCTTCGCCACCGGCAGCTCCAACGTGCAGGACCCGAACTTCGGCCGAGTGACCGGGACGCTGAATGGTCCACGGCGGATGCAACTCGGCGCGAAGTTCTATTTTTGA